The following coding sequences lie in one Mycobacterium gordonae genomic window:
- the istA gene encoding IS21 family transposase has translation MISLEDWALIRHLHRSEGLSQRAIARQLGIARDTVAGALAGDGPPKYERASAPSAISEVEPRIRALLSAYPQMPATVLAERVGWTGSISWFRERVRAIRPEHLLADPVDRLDHPPGRAVQCDLWFPAPRIAVGFGQEAMLPVLVMVAAFSRFIAAMMLPSRQTMDLVAGMWQLLSGSFTAAPHELWWDNEAGIGRRGRLTDPVTALMGTLGSRLVQLKPYDPESKGIVERANRYLETSFLPGRSFTSPADFNTQLGQWLPTANARRVRVLDGRPVDFLDGDRAQMLALPPVAPVTEAVTSVRLGRDYYVRVAGNDYSVDPHAIGQLVEVRTTLNQVVVTRAGRQLAAHDRCWAVRQTLTDPTHVATAAALRRQFQTGPPPVVGDYLVRDLADYDRAFGVDFTTATVTSDGEVA, from the coding sequence GTGATCTCCTTGGAAGACTGGGCGTTGATCCGGCATCTTCATCGCAGCGAGGGTTTGTCGCAGCGGGCCATTGCACGCCAGCTCGGCATCGCGCGTGACACGGTGGCCGGGGCGCTGGCCGGCGATGGTCCACCGAAGTACGAGCGAGCTTCGGCGCCGTCGGCGATCAGCGAGGTGGAGCCGCGGATCCGGGCGTTGCTGTCGGCCTATCCGCAGATGCCGGCGACGGTGCTCGCCGAGCGGGTCGGGTGGACGGGTTCGATCTCCTGGTTCCGCGAGCGGGTCCGAGCGATCCGCCCGGAGCACCTGCTCGCCGATCCGGTTGACCGCCTCGACCATCCTCCGGGGCGAGCGGTTCAGTGCGACCTGTGGTTCCCGGCACCCAGGATCGCGGTCGGGTTCGGCCAGGAGGCGATGCTGCCGGTGCTGGTGATGGTCGCGGCGTTCTCCCGGTTCATCGCCGCAATGATGCTGCCCTCGCGTCAGACGATGGACCTGGTGGCCGGGATGTGGCAGCTACTCTCGGGCAGCTTCACCGCGGCACCCCATGAGTTGTGGTGGGACAACGAGGCCGGGATCGGACGCCGCGGTCGGTTGACCGATCCGGTCACCGCGTTGATGGGCACGCTCGGGTCGCGGCTGGTGCAACTCAAACCCTATGACCCCGAATCCAAGGGGATCGTGGAGCGAGCCAACCGCTATTTGGAGACCTCGTTCCTGCCGGGGCGCAGCTTCACTTCGCCAGCGGACTTCAACACTCAACTGGGCCAATGGCTTCCGACCGCCAACGCCCGTCGGGTGCGGGTCCTCGATGGTCGTCCGGTCGACTTCCTCGACGGCGATCGAGCCCAGATGCTGGCGTTGCCGCCCGTGGCGCCGGTCACCGAGGCGGTGACCTCGGTGCGGCTGGGGCGCGACTACTACGTGCGGGTGGCCGGCAACGACTACTCCGTGGACCCGCATGCGATCGGACAGCTCGTCGAGGTGAGGACCACCTTGAATCAGGTGGTGGTGACCCGAGCGGGGCGCCAGCTGGCGGCTCATGACCGCTGCTGGGCGGTACGACAAACGCTGACCGATCCCACCCACGTCGCGACTGCCGCAGCATTGCGTCGACAGTTCCAAACCGGCCCACCACCGGTGGTCGGTGATTACCTGGTCCGTGATCTGGCCGACTACGACCGCGCGTTCGGTGTCGACTTCACCACGGCAACAGTCACTTCCGACGGGGAGGTGGCGTGA
- a CDS encoding class I SAM-dependent methyltransferase — protein sequence MAGNEHVITHVSDTARWTALHRATESARPDALFHDSLAERLAGEQGQAIVAHVPRSTRNGWWLVARTKIIDEAILRAITDGCDRVLNLAAGLDTRPYRLPLPTNLTWVEADLPALLEEKTRLLADQEPRCRLTRTAVDLADASARDTFLDEALDGAAKALVLTEGLLMYLGEDDVVALSGAIKRHEVSWWMLDFAGPGLKQMMNRKMAGLLQNAPFKFAPENGLAYFENLGWRVVNAESLFSAARRFHRLPTLMRATAWLPQPDPRRPGRRPWSAVTLLAR from the coding sequence ATGGCAGGCAACGAACACGTCATCACTCATGTTTCCGACACCGCGCGGTGGACGGCGTTGCACCGTGCCACCGAGTCCGCGCGGCCGGATGCCCTGTTCCACGACTCCCTCGCCGAGCGGCTCGCCGGCGAGCAAGGCCAGGCGATCGTGGCCCACGTCCCGCGGTCGACACGCAATGGCTGGTGGCTGGTCGCGCGCACGAAAATCATCGACGAGGCGATTCTGCGAGCAATCACCGACGGCTGCGACCGTGTGCTGAACCTTGCCGCGGGGCTGGACACCCGTCCCTATCGCTTGCCGTTGCCCACCAACCTCACCTGGGTGGAGGCCGACCTGCCCGCACTGTTGGAAGAGAAGACGCGACTGCTCGCCGACCAGGAACCCCGATGCCGGCTGACTCGGACCGCCGTCGACCTCGCCGACGCGAGTGCGCGCGACACCTTCCTCGACGAAGCTCTCGACGGAGCCGCTAAGGCGCTGGTGCTTACCGAGGGACTTCTGATGTACCTCGGTGAGGATGACGTCGTCGCGCTTTCCGGCGCGATCAAACGGCATGAGGTGTCCTGGTGGATGCTGGATTTCGCGGGTCCGGGCCTCAAACAGATGATGAATCGGAAGATGGCCGGCTTGTTGCAGAACGCACCGTTTAAATTCGCCCCCGAGAACGGCTTGGCGTACTTCGAAAACCTTGGTTGGCGCGTCGTGAACGCCGAATCGCTATTTTCCGCCGCGCGCCGTTTTCATCGCTTGCCGACGTTGATGCGTGCCACCGCCTGGCTACCGCAGCCCGATCCGCGCCGTCCCGGCCGAAGACCCTGGAGCGCAGTCACACTCCTGGCCCGGTGA
- a CDS encoding TetR/AcrR family transcriptional regulator, with product MPRTSDARGRIVSTAARLFLERSYHDVGVEELCAAADVRKGSFYHYFSSKADLAKAVVDLHLAVFQARLTATTEATPAARLSAIPDAIAGIQSGLHSQFGRFVGCPFGNLAAELSTTDEAVRSHLAARLAALEDHLAAICRDAAADGTLRADVDPDRLAHALFAHYQGLILLAKLHGSAVSDLAPALHDFIGGYLSRPAGDRS from the coding sequence ATGCCCCGCACCTCGGATGCCCGCGGCCGCATCGTGTCGACCGCCGCACGCCTGTTTCTCGAACGGAGCTATCACGACGTGGGTGTCGAGGAACTCTGCGCGGCGGCCGACGTCCGCAAGGGCAGCTTCTACCACTACTTCTCGTCGAAAGCCGACCTGGCCAAGGCGGTTGTGGACCTGCATCTTGCGGTGTTTCAGGCGCGGTTGACCGCGACCACGGAGGCCACCCCGGCTGCGCGACTCTCGGCTATTCCGGACGCGATCGCCGGTATCCAGTCGGGCTTGCACAGCCAGTTCGGCCGGTTCGTCGGCTGTCCGTTCGGCAACCTGGCCGCCGAGTTGTCAACCACGGATGAGGCGGTACGCAGCCACCTGGCCGCACGACTCGCGGCGTTGGAGGATCATCTCGCAGCCATCTGCCGAGACGCCGCGGCCGACGGCACGCTGCGCGCAGACGTCGATCCGGATCGACTTGCCCACGCCCTGTTCGCGCACTACCAGGGGTTAATCCTGCTCGCCAAGCTGCACGGCTCGGCGGTCTCCGATCTGGCACCGGCGCTACACGACTTCATAGGGGGTTACCTGAGCCGTCCGGCAGGGGATCGCAGCTAG
- a CDS encoding NADP-dependent oxidoreductase: MADRNRRFLLRERPTGRIGPTTFELSEEPVPEIGEGEALVRVDWISLDPTNRMWITDAPTYLPPVGIGEVMRAGGIGEVVASNNSNYPVGQIVQGLLGWQEYVVASDQNPLMPVQVAEGVSPSAYMGALGMTGLTAWIGIRDIAKPKPGETVVVSAAAGAVGSVAGQLAKADGARVVGIAGGPDKCALLTEQLGFDAAVDHKADDWYAQLVAATPDGIDVDFENVGGQIMDAIFARLNINARVALCGLISGYNEADPPPGPRAFGNLLIQRATVQGFIVLDHFGRAPEAIGEIAGLIGAGKLKPLETVVEGFEQLPTAINMLFDGKNVGKLMVKIA, translated from the coding sequence ATGGCTGACCGAAACCGCCGCTTTCTCCTGCGTGAACGTCCGACCGGGCGCATCGGGCCCACGACCTTCGAGCTCAGCGAGGAGCCGGTCCCTGAGATCGGTGAAGGCGAGGCGCTCGTCCGTGTCGACTGGATTTCGCTGGACCCGACCAACCGCATGTGGATCACCGACGCGCCGACCTACCTCCCGCCCGTCGGAATCGGCGAGGTCATGCGGGCGGGCGGTATCGGCGAGGTGGTCGCGTCGAACAACTCGAACTATCCGGTGGGTCAGATCGTGCAGGGCCTGCTCGGCTGGCAGGAATATGTGGTGGCATCCGACCAGAACCCGTTGATGCCGGTCCAGGTCGCCGAGGGGGTGTCGCCCAGCGCGTACATGGGTGCGCTCGGCATGACGGGACTGACCGCCTGGATCGGCATCCGCGACATCGCCAAGCCCAAGCCGGGCGAGACCGTCGTGGTCTCGGCGGCGGCCGGCGCGGTTGGTTCAGTGGCCGGCCAGCTGGCCAAGGCCGACGGCGCGCGCGTCGTCGGGATCGCCGGCGGCCCGGATAAATGTGCGTTGCTGACCGAGCAACTCGGCTTCGACGCCGCCGTCGACCATAAGGCTGACGACTGGTACGCCCAATTGGTCGCGGCCACCCCCGACGGCATCGACGTCGACTTCGAGAATGTCGGCGGGCAGATCATGGACGCCATCTTCGCCCGGCTGAACATCAACGCGCGCGTCGCGTTGTGCGGCCTGATCTCCGGCTACAACGAGGCCGACCCACCGCCCGGCCCACGGGCGTTCGGCAACCTGCTCATTCAGCGCGCCACGGTACAGGGATTCATCGTGCTGGATCACTTCGGTCGTGCGCCGGAGGCGATCGGCGAGATCGCCGGGTTGATCGGCGCCGGCAAGCTCAAACCGCTGGAAACCGTAGTCGAAGGTTTCGAGCAGTTGCCGACGGCCATCAACATGCTGTTCGACGGCAAGAACGTCGGCAAGTTGATGGTGAAAATCGCCTAG
- a CDS encoding nitroreductase family deazaflavin-dependent oxidoreductase has protein sequence MVDRPDVSGNTAIIQEFRANGGKVGGPFEGATLLLLHTTGAKSGKQRINPVMTFDIDGKLLIVGSYAGADVDPAWLHNLRANPVAHIEIGTDAYDVRARELTNDERDAVYPRIVERAPGFGGYQSKTDRVIPVIELQRC, from the coding sequence ATGGTTGATCGTCCTGATGTTTCTGGAAACACCGCGATTATCCAGGAGTTCCGCGCGAACGGCGGAAAGGTCGGTGGTCCGTTCGAAGGGGCCACGCTGTTGTTGCTGCACACCACCGGCGCCAAGTCCGGCAAGCAGAGGATCAACCCGGTGATGACATTCGACATCGACGGCAAGCTGCTGATCGTCGGTTCGTACGCTGGCGCCGACGTGGACCCCGCATGGTTACACAACCTGCGCGCCAACCCGGTCGCTCACATCGAGATCGGCACCGACGCCTACGACGTGCGCGCTCGCGAACTGACGAACGACGAACGCGACGCCGTATACCCGCGGATTGTCGAGCGGGCGCCGGGGTTCGGCGGTTATCAGTCCAAGACCGACCGGGTGATCCCGGTCATTGAATTGCAGCGCTGCTGA
- a CDS encoding M48 family metallopeptidase, whose translation MSHPPATTRADFPEISSRAWEHPADRTALSALRRLKGFDQMLKLLSGMLRERQHRLLYLASGARVGPRQFADLDALLQECVDVLDAPKKPELFVTQSPLANAFTIGMDQPFIVITSGLYDLMTHDEMRFVVGHELGHALSGHAVYRTMMMHLMRLAGSFGFMPIGGWALRAIVAALLEWQRKSELSGDRAGLLCCQDLDTAIRVEMKLAGGSRLDKLDSQAFLAQAREYERSGDMRDGVLKLLNLELQTHPFSVLRAAALTQWVDTGGYAKVLSGEYPRRSDDDGASFADDFSEAARHYKDGFDQSDDPLIQGIRDGLGGIVDGVGRAATNAADSLGRKISEWRQRPE comes from the coding sequence ATGTCACACCCACCTGCCACGACCCGGGCCGATTTCCCAGAGATCAGCTCGCGTGCCTGGGAACATCCCGCCGACCGGACCGCCCTGTCGGCGCTGCGCCGGCTCAAGGGCTTCGACCAGATGCTGAAGTTGCTCTCCGGGATGCTGCGCGAACGCCAACACCGCCTGCTGTACCTGGCCAGTGGCGCGCGGGTGGGCCCGCGCCAGTTCGCCGACCTCGACGCGTTGCTTCAGGAGTGCGTCGACGTCTTGGATGCGCCAAAAAAGCCCGAACTCTTCGTCACGCAGTCTCCGTTGGCCAATGCCTTCACGATCGGGATGGACCAGCCGTTCATCGTGATCACCTCCGGCCTGTATGACCTGATGACCCATGACGAGATGCGCTTTGTGGTGGGCCACGAACTCGGCCACGCGCTCTCCGGGCACGCGGTCTACCGCACGATGATGATGCACCTCATGCGCTTGGCGGGGTCATTCGGTTTCATGCCGATCGGTGGGTGGGCGTTACGCGCCATCGTGGCCGCGCTGCTGGAATGGCAACGCAAGTCGGAGCTGTCCGGCGACCGCGCCGGGTTGCTGTGCTGCCAAGACCTGGACACCGCGATACGGGTGGAGATGAAGCTCGCGGGCGGCAGTCGGTTGGACAAGCTGGACTCGCAGGCGTTCCTCGCTCAGGCGCGAGAGTACGAAAGGTCGGGGGACATGCGCGACGGCGTGCTCAAGCTGCTCAATCTGGAGCTGCAGACACACCCTTTCTCGGTGCTGCGGGCCGCCGCACTGACCCAGTGGGTGGACACCGGCGGTTACGCCAAAGTGCTGTCGGGGGAGTACCCGCGACGATCCGACGACGACGGCGCCTCGTTCGCCGATGACTTCAGCGAAGCCGCCCGGCACTACAAGGATGGTTTCGACCAGTCCGACGACCCGCTGATTCAGGGCATCCGCGACGGATTAGGTGGAATCGTCGACGGGGTCGGCCGGGCTGCGACGAATGCAGCCGATTCCTTGGGACGCAAAATCAGCGAGTGGCGGCAGAGACCCGAATAG
- a CDS encoding amino acid permease, translated as MSADEQDAAAVPHLHRDLSNRQIQLIAIGGAIGTGLFMGSGRTITQAGPAVVVVYAVIGFFVFFVLRAMGELLLSNLNYKSFVDFAADLLGPAAGFFIGWSYWFAWVVTGIAEIVAIVGYSKYWWPNLPDWIPALVTVLLVLAVNLFSVRNFGEIEFWFSLIKIAAILGLIVVGIVLVATGFVSPHGDRAAVANLWQDGGFFATGFMGMVGGFQIAFFAFVGVELVGTAAAETADPHRTLPRAINAVPMRVAIFYIAALLAILAVVPWRHFASGESPFVTMFALAGLGAAASLVNFVVITSAASSANSGVFSTGRMLFGLADEGSAPPMFRRLNRGGVPGSAVLLTAPLLLMSVPLLYAGGSVIGVFTVITTVASLLFMFVWAMIVVSYLVYRRRHPRRHADSHYQMPGGVVMCWAILAFFGFVIWTLSTDRETAVALAWFPAWFLLLAVGWLLVRHRPGHAEQYRMFQAEMNHPQIGVPEHG; from the coding sequence ATGTCGGCTGACGAGCAGGACGCAGCCGCAGTTCCCCACCTGCACCGCGACCTGTCCAATCGCCAGATCCAACTGATCGCAATCGGCGGCGCGATCGGTACCGGCCTGTTCATGGGCTCCGGACGCACGATCACACAGGCCGGGCCGGCGGTCGTCGTGGTCTACGCGGTTATCGGATTCTTCGTGTTTTTCGTGCTGCGCGCGATGGGCGAATTGCTGTTGTCGAACCTGAACTACAAGTCGTTCGTCGACTTCGCGGCCGACCTGTTGGGACCGGCGGCCGGCTTCTTCATCGGGTGGTCCTACTGGTTCGCCTGGGTTGTCACCGGTATCGCCGAAATAGTCGCGATCGTAGGCTATTCCAAGTATTGGTGGCCGAATCTACCCGACTGGATCCCGGCCTTGGTGACCGTCCTGCTGGTGTTGGCCGTCAACCTTTTCAGCGTGCGCAATTTCGGGGAGATCGAGTTCTGGTTCTCCTTGATCAAGATCGCGGCGATCTTGGGGCTGATCGTGGTTGGCATCGTCCTGGTCGCCACCGGCTTCGTCTCGCCGCACGGCGACCGCGCAGCGGTGGCGAATTTGTGGCAGGACGGCGGGTTCTTCGCGACCGGGTTCATGGGTATGGTCGGCGGCTTTCAAATCGCGTTCTTTGCTTTCGTGGGTGTAGAACTGGTCGGCACCGCGGCGGCGGAGACCGCTGATCCACATCGGACCCTCCCGCGGGCGATCAATGCCGTTCCGATGAGGGTGGCGATCTTCTACATCGCTGCGCTGCTGGCGATATTGGCCGTGGTGCCTTGGCGGCACTTCGCCAGCGGTGAGTCGCCCTTCGTCACCATGTTCGCTCTGGCCGGTCTGGGTGCCGCCGCGTCACTGGTGAACTTTGTGGTGATCACCTCCGCGGCCTCATCGGCGAACTCGGGGGTTTTCTCCACTGGCCGGATGCTATTCGGTCTGGCTGACGAGGGCAGCGCGCCGCCGATGTTCCGCCGACTCAACCGCGGTGGTGTGCCGGGGTCCGCTGTGTTGTTGACCGCTCCCCTGTTGCTGATGTCGGTTCCCCTGCTCTATGCGGGTGGTTCGGTGATCGGCGTCTTCACGGTCATCACAACGGTCGCATCGCTGCTGTTCATGTTCGTGTGGGCGATGATCGTGGTCAGTTACCTGGTCTACCGTCGGCGGCATCCCCGGCGGCACGCCGATTCGCACTACCAGATGCCGGGCGGCGTGGTGATGTGCTGGGCGATCCTGGCTTTCTTCGGATTCGTCATCTGGACGTTGTCGACCGATCGGGAAACCGCTGTGGCGCTGGCCTGGTTCCCGGCGTGGTTCCTGCTGCTGGCGGTCGGCTGGTTGCTGGTCCGACACCGCCCCGGCCACGCGGAGCAATATCGGATGTTCCAGGCTGAGATGAATCATCCGCAGATAGGAGTGCCCGAGCATGGTTGA
- a CDS encoding EF-Tu/IF-2/RF-3 family GTPase has translation MFRMTVEGVFAIKGRGTVATGRVEYGQLSVGDQVRINDGPPVRVDAIEAFRKKLDTAATGDNIGILFRTLATSDLAAGDVLTSGGVYLA, from the coding sequence ATGTTCCGCATGACCGTTGAGGGTGTCTTCGCAATCAAAGGGCGTGGCACGGTGGCGACCGGCCGAGTCGAGTACGGGCAGCTGAGCGTTGGCGATCAAGTACGGATCAACGACGGTCCCCCGGTGCGAGTCGATGCGATCGAGGCCTTCCGCAAGAAGTTGGACACGGCTGCGACGGGCGACAACATCGGCATCTTGTTCCGCACGCTCGCAACGAGCGATCTGGCCGCGGGTGACGTGCTCACTTCGGGCGGGGTATACCTCGCTTAG
- a CDS encoding haloalkane dehalogenase translates to MNSTNPEVFRTPDSRFADLPGYGFAPNYLEVDGLRMHYLDEGPRDGVPVVCFHGEPSWAYLYRKMLPPLVAAGHRVIVPDLVGFGRSDKPTDRRWYTFDRHSELIAKVLGALDLHHATAVVQDWGGPIGLRWATENADRVGALMIMNTGLFTGHVSKGFMAWRNFAEKNPDLPVGFVIQGATTTQLSDEVVAAYDAPFPTTESKAGAAQFPLLVPITEDAPGADRMQAIGDELSRWSKPAVVAFSDSDPIFPYPRAGQLFCDLIPTAGEQVRIEGAAHFLQEDRGEQLAEVLLSRLTVRNG, encoded by the coding sequence ATGAATTCGACCAACCCAGAGGTTTTTCGCACACCCGATTCTCGTTTCGCCGACCTGCCGGGGTACGGCTTTGCGCCGAACTATCTCGAGGTCGACGGGCTGCGGATGCACTACCTCGACGAGGGGCCGCGCGACGGTGTCCCCGTCGTGTGTTTCCACGGCGAACCCAGCTGGGCCTACCTCTACCGCAAGATGCTGCCACCACTGGTCGCGGCCGGGCATCGAGTGATCGTGCCCGACCTGGTCGGTTTCGGCCGCTCCGACAAGCCGACCGACCGACGGTGGTACACCTTCGACCGCCACAGCGAGTTGATCGCCAAGGTCCTGGGGGCTCTGGACCTGCACCATGCCACCGCGGTCGTCCAGGACTGGGGCGGCCCGATCGGTCTGCGATGGGCGACGGAGAACGCCGACCGGGTGGGGGCGCTGATGATCATGAACACCGGACTGTTCACCGGCCACGTGTCCAAGGGTTTCATGGCGTGGCGCAACTTTGCCGAGAAGAACCCCGATCTGCCAGTCGGTTTCGTCATCCAGGGCGCCACCACGACCCAACTGTCCGATGAGGTCGTCGCCGCGTATGACGCGCCGTTTCCCACCACCGAATCGAAGGCCGGGGCCGCTCAGTTTCCACTGCTCGTTCCGATCACCGAGGACGCGCCGGGCGCTGACCGGATGCAGGCAATCGGTGATGAACTCTCGCGCTGGAGTAAGCCTGCGGTCGTTGCCTTTTCGGACTCCGACCCGATTTTTCCCTATCCCAGGGCGGGGCAGTTGTTCTGCGATCTGATCCCGACGGCCGGCGAGCAGGTGCGCATCGAGGGCGCAGCGCACTTCCTGCAGGAGGACCGTGGTGAGCAATTGGCGGAGGTGCTGCTCTCCCGGCTGACGGTGCGCAACGGGTAG